DNA from Homo sapiens chromosome 1, GRCh38.p14 Primary Assembly:
tttgagaccagcctggccaacatggtgaaaccccgtctttactaaaaatacaaaaattagctgggcgtggtggtgcatgtctgtagtcccagctactcaggaggctgaggcatgagaatcacttgaacctgggaggcagaggctgcagtgagctgagatcctgccactgtgttccagcctgggcaacactgagactccgtctcaaaaaaaaaaaaaaaaaaaagaataaataaatgctattcCCTCTGCTTAGGCATCTTTTCCCACCTCCTTCACCTGCCCCAGTGTTGTGTCCTCTGGGAAGCCCCAGTTCCTTCTCTGGGCCTGAATGCACAGCACCTAGTGCTTACCTGAATGCCAGCAGCAGTCGCTGGCAGTAATCCCATCTCTGCTCCCCACTAGGTTCTGAGCCTCTTGAGCCTTTCATCTCTGAACCCCCGCACTTAGTAAATAgctggtgttcaataaatgttggtcgaatgaatgaatgagttacaTAGTATCCCTTGTCTCATGCCCCCTCAGCCATGTACTCAGCCAGGAGGGCCCTCCCTCCTCTGGCTAAGATCCCCCTGGGCCCTCCCAGCCTTGAGCACTCACGGTAGACGCTGCTGCTGCTCCCCTTCTTATCCCCAGAGGTCTCTGGTGGCCCTCGGGGGGTCTGCTGTCCTGTCAGCTGCTCCACCATGGCCTGATGGGCAAATAGCATGCTGTGCAGGAGCTGAGGGGTGAGAAGTAGGTGCGAGGTGTGATGGGCTCTCCTTGGCATGTATCCTCCAGTACAATCTGGTACTGTTAGCCAGTTgctaaaacaatgaaatactctcataccgatttttttttttttgagttggagtcttgctctgtcacccaggctggagtgcagtggcgccatcctggctcactgcaacctctgcctcctgggttcaagcgattctcctgcctcagcctccctagtagctgggattacagacatgtgccaccatgcccagctacttttatatttttattggagatggggttttgccacgttgtccaggctggtctcgaactcctgacctcaaatgatccgtccacctcgtcctcccaaagtgctgggattacaggtgtgagccaccacgcctggcctctcatACCCATTGTTAAAAGCCCACTGCCACGGCTGCCTACAGTCTCAGATGCCCTGGGCCCTTCCCTCTGATCCACCCCTAAAGGAGTGGCGACTAGGACAGAAGGAGCCACCCTTTCTCACAGGTGGGTCCTGTACCACCTGGATTGTTAATACCCCTGCCTCTGGGGCACTCAGGGTCTAGGATGCAGGAGGAGAAGAAAACTGGAGGCTGATGGGCCCCAGAGGCAAAGAGGAGGGTGGGGAGCCTCCTGGGCAGAGGGGTAGGACCTGGTGGAGCCCTGAGACAGGGGCCACCTCCGCTCTTACCTCACTCTGCACACCCACGGGCACCAGCGCTGGCCGACACAGGGCAGGGGCCCCCAGCAGCAAGTGGGGGGATGGCGGCGCCCGCACTTCCCACAAAGGATAGTTGACTACGATGAGCTTGCTGAAGTTGAACTTGTATGTGAACCTTTTGCCTTTGGTCTTATGCAGGATCCTCTTATTGTAGTAATATCTGGAGAATTCGAAGTTGAGAATAGAGTTGGCCCAGCAGTCAGAGAATAGAGTCAGGGACCCAGTCACATTCTCCTCCCTAGCCGGGCTGACCCTAAGCTGTTCCCCGAGAACCACTAGGCTGCTCACCACAGGCCAGGACACTTCCCAAGCCTTGGAGGGGTGGGAGTCAGCAGGGGTACCAGAAACCACGGCCCTTTTCCTTGAAATCCCCCCTCTTTGGCCATGTCAGCCGCCTCCTCTCACCTGAGGGCCCGGCTCAGCTTGTCATAATTCATCTGTGGTTTGCATTTCCTGCGGCCCCAGAGGCGGGCCACCTCATCTGGATCCTTGATGACAAATTCCCCGTACTCTCCCTGCTGCCAGGCGATGACATGGCGGAACTCTTCCTTCTGCAGCAGCTCCAGGATGAAGTGCCACAGCTGGATCTGCCGGGAGCCTGGGGACGACTCGGCTTTGTAGGCCCAATCAGGGAAGGCCAACCCTGGGTGGAGAGGGGAGAGTGAGGGCTCTGGAGGCCCTGCCCTAGGCCACCGTTGGAGCAGGGGGTAGGCCCGGCCAAGAGGCTCACCTGAGATCCAGTTGCCGGGGTTGGCTGGGATGCCCTCAGCCAAGCAGCTGCAGTGCATGGTCCACTCCGGCGAGATGGGCTGTGTCTGGGCCTTGGGGAAATGGTCACCACttaagaggaagggaaggaaggaggcagaggggaggacagtgaaagaggaaggaaaaatggagggaaagaaggaaggaagggagagggtcaggaaagaaagagagaaaagggaagggacaAGAGGTTGCCAGTGaaggggagaaaagggaaccagAGGCAGCAAGCTTCCCCATACCCAGACAGGGCCCAGCCCCCTCTGGGGACCTCCCCGCTGCCCAGGGCTGACTCGGACTCAGGGCTTCCGGCTGAGCTACTTATATAGATGGAGAGAAGTGCAAAGGGTCCTATAtcctgcccctgctgggggatTTAGACAGAGAATGAGATCTCTTCTTAGGGCTTAACAGGATTGGAGTTTTTCCCAAGAGAAGACAAAAGGAAATGTAATTAATCATGGGCTCATTCTAAATCTTGAGTGGGAAGGAGGTGGCATATACACATACCTGTGCCtttacagtatttcttttttttctttctttctttctttttttattttttttgagacagagtctcaccctgtcgcccaggctggagtgcaatggggtgatctcggctcactgcaacctccgcctcctagattcaagcaattctcctgcctcagcctcccgagtagctgggattacaggtgcatgccatcacgcccagctaattttttttattttttatttttagtagagatggggtttcaccatgttggccaggctggtctcgaactcctgacctcgtgatccgcccacctcggcctcccaaagtgctgggattacaagtgtgagccactgcacctggccgcctTTACTGTATTTCAAACAATTTGACATTTGAGAAGAGCAGgaatttggtttttttgtttgtttgtttgtttttttgagatggagtctcgctctgtcacccaggctggagtatagtggtgagatctcggcccactgcaacctctgcctcccaggttcaagcgattcttctgcctcagcctcctgagtagatgggattacatgtgcccaccaccatgcccagcgtatttttgtatttttagtagagacagggtttcgccctgttggctaggttggtctcaaactcctgacctcaggtgatccgcctgcctccgcctcccaaagtgctaggattacaggtgtgagccaccgtgcccagacgaGCAGGAATTTTTATGGGCTTTTTTTTGCCAGTCCCAAGGGCCTGGCGCaaaataggtgttcaataaatgattgctgatcgaatgaatgaatggtaaTGGACTTATAGATAGTGTCTTCTTTGTTGAACATCTGTATCCCGCTCAGAGTGTCAGCTCCGAGATCAGCAACCCTAGCTGTCTTGTTCTCCTCTGCTGGCTCCCCAGATCCCATCGTAGCACAGGACATCGTACTCAAAGGTGCtttatagatatttgttgaattggTGAACCATGGACAGGAACCGGGAATCTTGTGGTTCTCCGCTGAGAAGGGTGGGGAGTTTATGGAATGAGCCCTAGTGAGATAGACTTGCCTGATAtaggaaaagagaacaaaatatctAAGCTCTAAAGCCTTCTGGATGGAACAGAAAGCCTTCTGGATGGTGCAAAAGGCTGGTTTCCACTATAACTAATGGAAGATGAAACAATATGCAAAGGGACTGGGAGAGGCTGCCTTGGGGATGCAGCACATGGGAACTGCTCCTGGTGGGCCAGGGCATTGGGAGGTTCCTGGGCGCTTAGGACTGCCTGTGAACAGGGTTACGTGACCCGGGCCTGGCTCTCCATCTCTGGTGGAGTTAGTGTGCAGTAGTCTCAGTGAGAACTTATTAGGCTGTGAGGTCTGGAGGGCGTGTGAGGATTTGT
Protein-coding regions in this window:
- the ETV3L gene encoding ETS translocation variant 3-like protein, giving the protein MHCSCLAEGIPANPGNWISGLAFPDWAYKAESSPGSRQIQLWHFILELLQKEEFRHVIAWQQGEYGEFVIKDPDEVARLWGRRKCKPQMNYDKLSRALRYYYNKRILHKTKGKRFTYKFNFSKLIVVNYPLWEVRAPPSPHLLLGAPALCRPALVPVGVQSELLHSMLFAHQAMVEQLTGQQTPRGPPETSGDKKGSSSSVYRLGSAPGPCRLGLCCHLGSVQGELPGVASFTPPLPPPLPSNWTCLSGPFLPPLPSEQQLPGAFKPDILLPGPRSLPGAWHFPGLPLLAGLGQGAGERLWLLSLRPEGLEVKPAPMMEAKGGLDPREVFCPETRRLKTGEESLTSPNLENLKAVWPLDPP